The genomic stretch ACTTGCCACATCCAGACGGGCCGACGAGTACCATGAACTCGCCGTCGTTGATCTCGAGATTGATATCCGTCAGAGCACGGGTACCACCCTCGTAGATCTTGCCAATACCATCAAGACTGATGGATGCCATGATTCCCTCCAATAACTGCGACCGGTCGGTAAACAAATTACCATGTCCGCAACCGGCTTGAAGGGTGAGCTCACGTGAATCGAAATGTCGTCGTCATAACCGGAGGCACCGGAAGCCTCGGAACAGCCCTCGCCAAGCGGCTAGCGGCCTCTGGTGCTGCGCTGGCAGTTACCTACCTCATCCCGGAGGAAGCCGAAAAGTTCGAGGCAGAATTACACCTCGATGAGACCCGGCTACTCCTCAAGCGGGTGGATTCGACATCGGCAAGCAGCCTGAACGAATTCATGAGTCAGGCCGTCACCAAATTTGGCAGTGTGAACGGATTGGCTGCTCTGGTGGGCGGCTGGGCGGGCGGTCGCGACATTGACGAAACCGACGACGTTCGACTCGAACGAATGCTCGACCTCAACCTTCGTTCGGCGTTCTACGCCGTCCGGGCCATCACGCCGCATCTCAAGGAAAACGGATCTGGCCGGATTGTTCTGGTTGGTAGTCGCGGCGCAGATGACGGACCATCGGGACAGGCAGCGTTCAACATCGCCAAAGCCGGTGTCGGTGCACTGGGCCGGTCAGCAGCTTCGGAGCTGAGTGACTTCGGCATCACGACCAACGTCGTGCAACCATCGGTGATCGATACGCCGGCAACCCGTCGGGCGGTGCCCTTCGCCGACTATGTGAGTTGGCCAA from Acidimicrobiia bacterium encodes the following:
- a CDS encoding SDR family oxidoreductase yields the protein MNRNVVVITGGTGSLGTALAKRLAASGAALAVTYLIPEEAEKFEAELHLDETRLLLKRVDSTSASSLNEFMSQAVTKFGSVNGLAALVGGWAGGRDIDETDDVRLERMLDLNLRSAFYAVRAITPHLKENGSGRIVLVGSRGADDGPSGQAAFNIAKAGVGALGRSAASELSDFGITTNVVQPSVIDTPATRRAVPFADYVSWPTPDEIAAVIEFLLSDASSVMSGATLPVYGNT